The genomic DNA CACATAAGAAAGAAATTCTCAATAATTCCAAAGTAACATCAACACGGgttcatttttattcaaaatagtttggtacatgacatcactAGGTTCACAAGCATTCAATCCGAGTACAACAACACAATTGAGCGACTAAACACTTTCAGAATTGAAAAAAGGAGGAACCGAGAACCGACAGGTGATCCTTACCCAGATTGCGGCCACGATGGCACTCCAAATCCATCACCTGAGAGTGATCCACAAAGAGATTTACCTGAGAAGCGTTACAAAAAAAAGTCAGTCAGGATGATGTCCtttgaattttgtaaaaatCTAAATAGAGAAAGAGAGACTATATAGATAGATATCTTTTAGTACCCTTGAACCATATTGTTTAATGAACCATTCAGAAGTTTTATCATCGGAAGCTTCAAACATGATTTTCTCAAGTCCAAGTCGTCCAATGATCTTTGCTATTATGTCAGCCCGCATTGAGTCAGCCTGTTCACAGAGGTCTTGAGCATCGATCATTATCATGTCAGCCCCAGCTTCTAGGCATCTTTCAGCCCTCTTAACCAATAGATCTACATCTTCAATGATATCTGCATTAAGTATCAATTATCAAACCCATTATGTTCAAGCAATCATAAATGATAAAGATCATTGAATTAATAAAACAGGTTGTTGGATTGATTCATACCTGAGGATTTAGATGATGGGGCTACATATGCACCAAATGCTCTATTCCCAATCAATGGAATGTCAGACTTATTAAACTTCACAGAGAACTGAGGCTTAGCCCTGAGACCCCCACTCTTAACCATTCGAATGAATCTCAATAGACTTTGTTCAGAAATTCCAAGTGATCCTGCATCAAGCTCAATGGTATCAAAACCCAACTGCTTACAATCCTGCAATTGAAATAAAGCACAATGTTAGCGCGTCTTCTTCTTCCTAAGCAAGATAATAAGCACTTGCTTCACCCACTTCTATGTATTCTTTGAAAGCCGATGGCCCTTGTCGTAGTAAATGTTCTGCCCAGCCACCAGTGCTGACATATATATTGTGTCTATGAGCCATGTCAGTAACTTCTTTAATGTAAGGTTTGGCCATCAAACTATGTGATCCTCCAGCAAACTTTAGACCGTCAACAAAATTTCCCATGTTATCGAAAATATCCTGTGCATCAAACCAACGACATAATGTAAACCAGCAACAATAACCGAAATGTAAATCAGTGAATTTATTTAGTGATCAAAGAAAGCAGTATTCCATTCAGCTAATAAATTAGTATCCTAGCTAGAGAACTCCAATTACATATAGATGTTTACTTTACAGAGAAGATAAAACAGTTAATCGGAGCTAGATGAtcaatgtttgatttatttgtaaAGGAAGAGGCAAAACAAACAAGTCTGATTGATCGAATGAGAAAgggggagagggagagggagaccTGTAGAAGATTTTGGGTGAGGAGAGAGTAGTGAGGACTTCTGATCTCGGTGACGCCGTAGCTGCGGGGTTTTTCCGGACGATCTTCGTTCTCATTGAAACTCTTCCACCGATAAGCCGCCATATATGATCGATCGAATCCCTAATCAGCGAGAACAAGATGAAATTCAGGAATTTGGAAGCCTCGGATAAAGACCGACTCAACTCAATGAGCTTCAAAATTTTATGGAAACTTTTAGGAACACCCAGTTCTTTCTGGAAACTGCTCGAGATGAATGACACgcttaatatttgaataatcatttttccttttcattttatatattttaataaaaaaatcatataatatataattttttttgtttaagcaCAATTATATATGCGAAAAAATAACTAAGGAACAACCCTAAATATaactaaaacataaataaaaaaagtacaaAACTAACTATAAAGATAATGAGTTgctcattttattattatttataatatcattttaatctcCTTTCATATTTCAAGTTTTtaagttcaaaattttcattccaaTCTTTTAAGATTGAATTATAAGGAAAAGATTTCAGCTATTTGAATTTATCGAGATGCATTAACCgagaatacaaaataatattgttttctttttaaatctTGTCTTCAAGAAGCGTAACGAGCTCCTAATAGAGACTTGCACAGCCCAGCGGTAGAGCGCGTCCCTCATAATTGCGTAGTTGGAAGGACTTCATCCACATGTATAGTTCAATCATGGCCTTGAGATGTGAATCCGCTAACAAATTAGCATGACATACGTCTCGTGTTCGAGAATTGggtaatatatatgtataatatgagatacaaaaattaataattataattagacttattataatattatgcatatattaataatgaaaattttcaattttataaatctcacgtcattcaaaattttattgtcaattttttttatacactcaattttctattaataaaattatattatatatttcttttctcaccataataaataatatattatataaaaaaaaaagtgaaaaaccgATATAACTCGATATGAATATCTTAGGCTCGGTTTTGGGTATCtattactatattattattattaaaataaaataatattttatttaaatttaatttatcatttcaaaTGAATCAGTGTTATAAAAATCATCGTATACCTCCATTATTTATCACACTCAAAGCATTTTTAGATGGAATAAAACCCGTGACTTTTTAGTCTTTCAAGACGACTCTTACCATTTTGATCTCTTTAACCTCTACAATTTCAGTCACATTTAATCTAGTAACagggtatctgttgagattcGAATACCCGACGAATAAGAATGAGAATAGAAATAAAGATACctagtaaattaaaataaaattcagaaAGGAGTAATTCACTACACAACAAACTAGTGGTAAAAatctattattaaatttatatacttattttagCACCAAAGTGGCTGTAGTTTAGTGGTAAGAATTCCACGTTGTGGCCGTGGAGACCTGGGCTCGAATCCCAGCAGCcacaaattacattttttttttccttgtgCTTAAAGGGGTCTAGGAAGGATTATCTTTTTGATCCATTGATTCTCATCTGGGATAAACATGAGAGATGGAATCCTCCTGATTTGAATATTGTTGAGAGTTTTGATTCGGCCCATGATGATCATCATCACCGCCATGCATGTAAAACCCAGGTTTAAAGGGTGATGGCAAGCTGGTGAGAGGCAAATTGTTAAGCATTTGAACTACTCCGGCCATTGTTGGTCTGTTTTCAGCATTCTCTTGACAGCACAAAAGTCCAGTATGAATgcacctcttcatcatcatcattatggTATGATCCATTCTATTATCTCTGAGCATTATTGGATCTATGATATCATCACAACTCATTTCATTCCCTTCTCCATCTCTCCAACTTCTCCAAACCTGTTGCAAAATCACATGAATCATTTTTCTATcttcattgtttaaatttgtttgtttatccCACTTACGTTACTCAAAAGGTGTTCCACATAATCGCCATTGTCCTGAGAGTTCTTTTTACCACACACAATCTCAAGTATCAACAAGCCAAAGCTGAAGACATCCGACTTCACCGAGAACTGACCATGCAATGCATACTCTGGAGCCATGTAACCGCTGCAATTTTTAAATGTTCATAAAAAGTTAATCCGGAAACAAGAAACTCAACTACAATACTATTATTCTCTACTCACTAAGTCCCTGCTATTCTCCTGGTATTTCCTCGAGTTTCATCCCTCGCAAATAATCTAGCCATtccaaaatctgaaatttttgcATTCATCTCTGCATCTAACAAAACATTGCCAGCTTTTAAATCACGGTGAATGATTCGCAGCCTTGAATCTTCGTGAAGATATAACATTCCTCTAGCAACCCCTGTTATGATCTTGTGTCGCTTTCTCCAATCAAGTTGTGCTCTCTTGACAGGATCTacaatttttagtttttaccaAAATGTAAATATGAAAACCTCAAATCCTGAACAgttcaaacttaaaaatataatcgGCGAGCCATTGCAATACCAAATAAAAAGCGATCAAGGCTCGAGTTGGCGAACAATTCATAAACTAAAAGCATGTTCGTTCCTTGGAGACAGAACCCGAGAATTCTAACCAGGTTCCTATGCTGAAGATTGGCCAGCAGCACGATTTCATTCTTGaattcctcttcaccttgaccACCCCCTCTACATAATCTTTTTACAGCAACATCTTGACCATTAGCAAGTTTACCCTGAAGAAACAAATCACACAATCCTCAGAATATATATACACTACAAGCAACAAGATTAGACTCTCTTCAGTCACCTTGTAAACTGCACCAAAACCGCCTTGCCCAAGCTTATTATCATCGGAGAAATCATTTGTGGCAGCTCGAATTGTATCAGTGGTGTATTGCAATGTTTCAAAAGTGCTCATACCATCTACTGCTTCAAAACCAAGAGACAAGAGACAATCTTTTAATGAAGGTGATATTAGCTAATAGCCTAATAGGGTTATGGACATTTTAGTATAGAGTTACTTAATCAAGATTCCCTACAAATGGGTAATTATGAAGACATGAAATACATTAACCATGTTCTCAATTGTTTCATATTaaagtttgtgtaatttctcAGGAGTTTGAACTTACTCTTCACATTCTGGATTGATCTTCTTTGCTTCCTTCTCTTTGAGAAGATCAACCAAGTAGAGATAATGAGAATCAGAATCCCTAGGATGCTAATGGAAACAGCAATACCAATGATCGCCGTTCGATTCTTGTTACTCTGCTTTTCTGCTGAACCAGAAATGAAAGATGGTGCTTCTACAGAagacggcggcggcggcggcggcgataAAGCTTGAACAGCTATCACATCAAAGAAGGGATAATTCTCAGACCATAAAGTACAACTAGGGTAAAATACTCTAACGCCGACCTTTCCATCGCAGCAATCCGGAATTTCCGACATAGCCCTCTTTAAGCAATCATTACATAGTTGCTCCGATAAATCAGGTGTGCACTGCACAAGAGCATAAAGCTTCTGAAAGTCCGGCCCCGTCGTATTCCCTGCGGCGAATTTCCGGAGTGGGCCGCCGGCTGCAGCTGTTGTTCTCAGATGGGTCAGGAACGTCATCAAGGCATAGTTAAATTGAACTATACTAGTGGCGTTGTATGGGTTGACTAAGAAGAAATGTTGACCGGTTGATATGAAACCGGTAATAGACCGGCTGGAGTAGCGAAGCATACATAGATCGAACCACAAGATTGCGTCTTTGTATCCTGGGCAGAGCGCTGCTGGAAGCCTAGAAACAGAGGATATAGTGCAACTACGGCAGCTGTCGACATCGACGTCTCCACGGCAGAGGACGAGAGCGTAAACCCGGTCGGGGTCACGGCCGGCGGTGGAATTGGTGAAGCCATATTGATCAACGATGG from Impatiens glandulifera chromosome 9, dImpGla2.1, whole genome shotgun sequence includes the following:
- the LOC124914486 gene encoding protein HEAT-STRESS-ASSOCIATED 32, coding for MAAYRWKSFNENEDRPEKPRSYGVTEIRSPHYSLLTQNLLQDIFDNMGNFVDGLKFAGGSHSLMAKPYIKEVTDMAHRHNIYVSTGGWAEHLLRQGPSAFKEYIEDCKQLGFDTIELDAGSLGISEQSLLRFIRMVKSGGLRAKPQFSVKFNKSDIPLIGNRAFGAYVAPSSKSSDIIEDVDLLVKRAERCLEAGADMIMIDAQDLCEQADSMRADIIAKIIGRLGLEKIMFEASDDKTSEWFIKQYGSRVNLFVDHSQVMDLECHRGRNLGKDHLSVLGSSFFQF
- the LOC124916371 gene encoding cysteine-rich receptor-like protein kinase 25 — translated: MNAKIADFGMARLSVMDETQGNTRRIVGTYGYMAPEYAMHGNFSVKSDVFSFGVLVLEIVSGQRNNSFRNGENVEDLLSFAWKSWKEGTASNLIDPTVRGGRESISEIVRCIHIGLLCCQSKVADRPTMASVVLMLNSFSLTLALPSEPAFFNGVRTEYTTTSQEEDINFSNNDISLSQIVWIWIIIRIVLLLQLPITTFIRLARAAEPNYVNHFCVNTGNYTNASTYQTNLNNLLSSLPSIVDQYGFTNSTAGRDPDRVYALVLCRGDVDVDSCRSCTISSVSRLPAALCPGYKDAILWFDLCMLRYSSRSITGFISTGQHFFLVNPYNATSIVQFNYALMTFLTHLRTTAAAGGPLRKFAAGNTTGPDFQKLYALVQCTPDLSEQLCNDCLKRAMSEIPDCCDGKVGVRVFYPSCTLWSENYPFFDVIAVQALSPPPPPPSSVEAPSFISGSAEKQSNKNRTAIIGIAVSISILGILILIISTWLIFSKRRKQRRSIQNVKIDGMSTFETLQYTTDTIRAATNDFSDDNKLGQGGFGAVYKGKLANGQDVAVKRLCRGGGQGEEEFKNEIVLLANLQHRNLVRILGFCLQGTNMLLVYELFANSSLDRFLFDPVKRAQLDWRKRHKIITGVARGMLYLHEDSRLRIIHRDLKAGNVLLDAEMNAKISDFGMARLFARDETRGNTRRIAGTYGYMAPEYALHGQFSVKSDVFSFGLLILEIVCGKKNSQDNGDYVEHLLSNVWRSWRDGEGNEMSCDDIIDPIMLRDNRMDHTIMMMMKRCIHTGLLCCQENAENRPTMAGVVQMLNNLPLTSLPSPFKPGFYMHGGDDDHHGPNQNSQQYSNQEDSISHVYPR